One genomic region from Cardinium endosymbiont of Dermatophagoides farinae encodes:
- a CDS encoding HlyD family type I secretion periplasmic adaptor subunit encodes MKPLYATSRKDRYDSYEFLPSYIESMERPPSPSARVTAIVISILVSLAFIWALWGELDIHATAYGRLILPSRSQHIQPYEPGKIAEILVKDGTHVKAGDKLLVLNIAGSAQEMRRHEAQKSFGQLELARYKALLSSQPLKDFIIPNDIEKSIAARTKAHLMSTWQAHQAMLNKFDTNLAINRSEQIANQTSIKYLQKLLHNIEQRLASSRKLAKSNIMPKMELLAKEKEALETKLSIATKHKELKILQARANRLKKDKISYITQTHKTWHDGLNKAAAALLIATQELAKAQDRSRLQILEAPLDGIVQQLAVHTIGGIVQAGQTLMIIAPHDAPKQAEIDITNSHIGFVSPGQWVTVKVEAFPYSRYGTINGKVLNLSRDSVKRNRPYTTESVFPAQIELEQNYIMVHGKPVSLTPGMAITAEIKIGKRRVIDYLLSPISAYRSQSCREP; translated from the coding sequence ATGAAACCATTATATGCTACTAGCCGGAAAGATCGCTATGATTCATACGAATTTTTACCTTCTTATATTGAATCGATGGAGCGTCCGCCTTCACCGAGTGCTAGGGTAACCGCTATAGTCATCAGTATATTGGTATCGCTGGCATTCATTTGGGCTTTGTGGGGTGAATTAGATATTCATGCTACTGCCTATGGCAGGCTTATCTTACCCAGCCGCTCGCAGCATATTCAACCTTATGAACCTGGTAAGATAGCAGAAATATTAGTAAAAGATGGAACACATGTTAAAGCAGGAGATAAGTTATTGGTACTAAACATAGCAGGATCTGCACAAGAGATGCGTCGCCACGAGGCACAAAAATCTTTCGGGCAATTAGAACTGGCACGCTATAAAGCATTGCTGAGTAGCCAACCCTTAAAGGATTTCATCATACCCAATGATATAGAAAAATCCATAGCAGCAAGAACTAAAGCACACCTTATGAGCACTTGGCAAGCACATCAAGCCATGTTAAACAAGTTTGATACAAACCTAGCCATTAACCGATCTGAACAAATAGCTAACCAGACCAGTATAAAATATTTACAAAAACTACTGCATAACATAGAACAACGTCTGGCCTCCAGCCGTAAACTGGCAAAATCTAACATTATGCCTAAAATGGAACTACTAGCCAAAGAAAAAGAAGCATTAGAAACAAAACTATCAATAGCTACCAAACACAAAGAGCTAAAAATATTACAAGCACGGGCCAATAGGCTGAAAAAGGATAAAATCAGCTATATAACACAAACACATAAAACCTGGCATGATGGTTTAAATAAAGCAGCAGCTGCGCTATTAATAGCAACGCAAGAATTGGCCAAAGCGCAAGATCGTAGCCGTTTACAGATCTTAGAAGCGCCACTAGATGGCATCGTACAACAACTTGCTGTGCATACCATTGGGGGTATCGTCCAAGCTGGCCAAACCTTAATGATTATTGCGCCACATGATGCGCCTAAACAAGCAGAAATTGATATTACCAATAGCCACATAGGTTTTGTTAGCCCTGGGCAATGGGTTACGGTAAAAGTTGAAGCCTTTCCTTACAGCCGTTATGGCACGATTAATGGTAAGGTACTCAACCTATCGCGTGATTCGGTTAAACGCAATAGACCTTATACTACCGAATCCGTTTTTCCAGCCCAAATTGAACTTGAACAAAATTATATCATGGTTCATGGCAAACCAGTAAGCTTAACCCCTGGTATGGCCATCACTGCTGAAATTAAAATTGGAAAAAGGCGTGTAATAGATTATTTACTTAGCCCCATTAGCGCCTATAGATCACAATCCTGTCGAGAACCATGA
- a CDS encoding ABC transporter ATP-binding protein — MGIVGASGSGKSTLARLLLRLYIPEKGEIQFGGIPLDSLDLRGLRQQIAVVLQENFLFNRTVRDNIALSFPQASLESVIRAAELAGAHAFILRLPMGYDTVLAEGGSSLSGGQRQRIAIARALLTDPSILIFDEATSALDDKSQGLIQTNMAKIAHQRTVITIAHRLSTVQHCDKIIVLEQGSIIEEGKHETLLRLDGKYALLWKLQQDLQPET; from the coding sequence GTGGGTATAGTAGGCGCATCAGGTTCTGGAAAAAGTACCCTTGCTCGGTTGCTTTTGAGGCTTTATATACCAGAAAAAGGAGAAATACAATTTGGTGGCATACCACTGGATAGCCTAGATCTACGTGGCCTCCGTCAGCAAATAGCTGTAGTATTGCAAGAGAATTTTTTATTCAACAGAACGGTACGGGATAACATTGCCTTATCTTTTCCTCAAGCTTCTTTAGAATCAGTGATACGTGCTGCAGAACTAGCAGGAGCGCATGCATTTATTTTACGACTCCCTATGGGTTATGATACGGTATTGGCTGAAGGAGGCAGCTCTCTATCAGGCGGGCAAAGACAGCGCATTGCTATTGCCCGTGCCCTATTAACCGACCCTAGCATACTGATCTTTGATGAGGCTACAAGCGCTTTAGATGACAAGTCTCAGGGCTTGATTCAAACCAATATGGCTAAAATAGCCCATCAACGTACGGTCATTACTATTGCCCACCGTTTGTCTACTGTGCAACATTGTGATAAGATTATCGTGCTGGAGCAAGGGAGCATCATTGAAGAAGGAAAGCATGAAACCTTATTAAGACTAGATGGCAAATATGCACTTTTATGGAAACTACAACAAGATTTACAACCAGAGACCTAA
- a CDS encoding ABC transporter transmembrane domain-containing protein: MSQDIDAGLKALNKAYGVKLKQKKIKHANLVADHAPIAFLATDGVYRIVAKINTTHALIQHPLQSHSELWSREQLRNNWSGKVIALSSASLKFNWSWFVPTFWAHRAILAEVLSFSLVLQLLALILPLFFQIIMDKVIVYKTHHTLDVLIFGLVVTSTFEVVLKGLREYQYAHTTRRIDMLLGMKLVKHLLGLPLLYFKNRPVGSLVTRVCQLDSIRSFLSGALFSLVVDMSFMGLFLLVMWVLSPALTKIVLASIPFYIIVAWRITKPQQVRMEMQFQYSAANTAFLTESIAGAETIKSLAVEPRLSYRWEMQTRDLVNASYRSQVLSSLSHHIVEGIGKLTSLLILWYGAGSVINLSITTGQLIAFNMLYQHFSTPLAKLVALWGQFIQARVAIDKLGDILNLPVEQETIRQQQSLQGAITLDQVTFRYQPGGPLP; encoded by the coding sequence ATGTCCCAGGATATTGACGCTGGCTTAAAGGCACTAAACAAAGCCTATGGCGTAAAATTAAAACAGAAAAAAATAAAACATGCTAATCTTGTAGCTGATCATGCACCCATAGCTTTTCTTGCAACTGATGGTGTCTATCGCATAGTAGCCAAAATAAATACAACGCATGCCTTAATACAACACCCACTCCAATCGCATAGCGAACTGTGGTCTAGGGAACAACTGCGGAATAATTGGAGTGGAAAAGTAATTGCTTTATCTAGTGCATCATTAAAATTTAACTGGTCTTGGTTCGTACCAACTTTTTGGGCACACCGGGCTATACTAGCGGAAGTATTATCCTTTTCCCTTGTCTTACAGCTATTAGCGCTTATACTTCCCCTATTCTTTCAGATAATCATGGATAAAGTTATAGTCTATAAAACGCACCATACTTTAGATGTATTGATATTTGGTTTAGTGGTTACGAGTACTTTTGAAGTAGTGCTTAAGGGGTTGCGCGAATACCAATATGCCCATACAACCCGTCGCATAGATATGTTACTAGGTATGAAACTAGTCAAACATTTGCTTGGGTTACCCTTACTTTATTTTAAGAATCGACCAGTTGGTTCATTGGTAACTCGTGTCTGCCAGCTGGATAGCATTAGATCGTTTTTGAGTGGCGCACTATTTAGTTTGGTGGTTGATATGAGTTTTATGGGTTTATTTCTTTTGGTAATGTGGGTCTTGTCACCTGCATTAACGAAAATAGTTTTGGCCTCTATTCCTTTTTATATCATTGTGGCTTGGCGCATTACCAAGCCACAACAGGTGCGCATGGAGATGCAATTCCAATATAGTGCAGCAAATACGGCTTTCCTAACAGAAAGCATAGCTGGCGCAGAAACTATCAAAAGTTTAGCCGTAGAGCCTCGTTTGTCCTACCGTTGGGAAATGCAAACAAGAGATCTAGTAAACGCCAGCTACCGTAGCCAAGTATTATCCTCCCTATCTCACCATATAGTTGAAGGAATAGGGAAGCTGACCAGCCTATTGATTTTATGGTATGGCGCTGGGTCCGTGATCAACCTTTCCATAACCACTGGTCAATTGATAGCCTTTAATATGCTTTATCAGCATTTTTCTACACCACTGGCTAAACTGGTTGCATTATGGGGGCAATTTATTCAGGCTCGAGTGGCAATAGATAAACTGGGTGATATACTTAACCTACCGGTTGAACAAGAAACAATAAGGCAACAACAAAGTCTACAAGGTGCTATTACTTTAGACCAGGTAACCTTTCGCTACCAACCAGGTGGGCCCTTGCCTTAG
- a CDS encoding ankyrin repeat domain-containing protein: MVEELLAPFRDDPKALKRLITDKNEDGHTALHLAAYRGHDVTVAPLLAPLNQETVKALIQAKDSSGNTACHIAAKEGHDKVVDTLLTYAKNIDDGWKTFKEIIEATSKLGETPLNNFNNIASANKIIETFINHANRDHAPAENSNVVVNNANRFFI, from the coding sequence ATTGTAGAAGAATTACTAGCACCTTTTAGAGATGATCCAAAAGCCTTGAAGAGGTTAATAACAGATAAGAATGAGGATGGACACACTGCTTTGCATCTAGCAGCCTATCGTGGCCACGATGTCACTGTAGCGCCATTACTAGCACCTTTGAATCAGGAAACCGTAAAGGCTTTAATACAAGCTAAGGACAGCAGTGGAAACACTGCTTGTCATATAGCAGCTAAAGAGGGTCATGATAAGGTGGTAGATACATTACTCACCTATGCCAAAAATATTGACGACGGTTGGAAAACCTTCAAAGAAATAATCGAAGCGACCAGCAAGCTTGGAGAAACTCCTTTAAACAATTTCAATAATATAGCATCAGCAAATAAGATTATAGAAACGTTCATTAACCATGCTAATAGAGACCATGCTCCAGCTGAAAATAGTAACGTTGTTGTCAACAATGCAAATAGGTTTTTCATCTGA
- a CDS encoding ankyrin repeat domain-containing protein — MLIDKHYQFIRFLINDGLENKRQTFPETVLEQYGAIIRTLWQNNPNLLKHQQGYTALHIAAKENNLNIISFLLNSLKGVDLDILQQFVMSKERRNGCTALHLAALNGHDATVTQLLASFKDDPKALQKFISAKDNNGRTTLHGAALKNNPTVVASLLESFRDDPKALKEFIKTQDEDGHTALHGAAKWKRCHSNAITSTF, encoded by the coding sequence ATTTTAATAGATAAACACTATCAGTTTATCCGCTTTCTTATCAACGATGGGTTAGAAAATAAGCGACAAACATTTCCAGAAACAGTATTGGAACAATATGGAGCCATCATTAGAACATTATGGCAAAATAACCCTAATCTACTTAAGCATCAACAAGGATACACTGCATTACATATTGCAGCAAAAGAAAACAATCTAAATATTATAAGTTTTCTATTAAATAGCCTTAAAGGTGTAGATTTAGACATACTTCAGCAATTCGTTATGAGTAAAGAGAGGCGCAATGGATGCACCGCTTTGCATCTAGCAGCTTTAAATGGCCATGATGCCACTGTAACGCAATTACTAGCATCTTTTAAAGATGATCCGAAAGCTTTACAGAAGTTCATAAGCGCTAAGGACAACAATGGACGCACTACTTTACATGGAGCAGCTTTAAAGAACAATCCTACTGTTGTAGCCTCACTCCTCGAATCTTTTAGAGATGATCCGAAAGCTTTAAAGGAATTCATAAAAACTCAAGACGAGGATGGACACACTGCTTTACATGGAGCAGCCAAATGGAAACGATGCCACTCTAACGCAATTACTAGCACCTTTTAG
- a CDS encoding C2H2-type zinc finger protein — translation MTLIKELKQSNNKYIAKISMLKIQDEKGNTLMHIIAEKGYHNFLKLILGYLYTCSSKNLENIKHDIKKILNIKNNESYTVLHTATIHNHKSFIKILFDHGYISKDNAEDAILVALEFTNYPANNAVKLLQEYIEKQYNSNDILEEIVQSTIVNQGNDLTEEDNNINHVANNGRTPCTVEGCKKDFVKRESLSQHIKIVHKGERTPCTVEGCKKNFYSRGNLYRHIKSVHNVIYFN, via the coding sequence TTGACGCTAATTAAAGAGCTCAAGCAATCCAATAATAAGTATATAGCCAAAATTTCAATGTTAAAGATACAAGATGAAAAAGGAAACACCTTAATGCATATTATAGCGGAAAAAGGATACCATAATTTTTTAAAACTGATCTTAGGGTACTTATATACATGTTCATCTAAAAATCTAGAAAATATAAAGCACGATATAAAGAAAATTTTAAATATAAAAAATAACGAGTCATATACTGTGCTTCATACTGCAACTATACATAATCATAAAAGTTTTATTAAGATTTTGTTCGATCATGGATATATATCAAAGGATAACGCAGAGGATGCTATTCTTGTTGCACTTGAGTTTACTAATTATCCTGCCAACAATGCGGTTAAATTGTTACAGGAGTACATTGAAAAGCAATATAACAGTAATGATATATTAGAAGAGATTGTTCAATCCACTATTGTCAATCAAGGTAATGACTTAACAGAAGAAGATAATAATATTAATCATGTAGCAAACAATGGGAGAACCCCATGTACGGTTGAAGGATGCAAGAAAGATTTCGTCAAACGAGAGTCCTTATCTCAGCATATCAAAATCGTCCACAAAGGTGAAAGAACCCCATGTACGGTTGAAGGATGCAAGAAAAATTTCTATAGTCGAGGTAACTTATATAGGCATATTAAAAGCGTCCACAACGTAATATATTTCAACTAA
- a CDS encoding PD-(D/E)XK nuclease domain-containing protein codes for MYQTGYLTLDPNGFKADTRADKNATDYYLKFPNQEVQSALKLTLSRFVVQKQQETGIAYSDSILEALRNEKWCGFLNLIKGACLSKAGYHFLDKTERSFHGALYSFLNGVFHITEGMQVNAELASGLGRLDIALEDNLHQTAYIFELKVGKSVSEALQQIYDRDYSMSFHTCAKKVCVGLKCDPVRLNITEAAIEVHQRNKEHAFQVMPRKNFTVNAMGYFQEVR; via the coding sequence ATGTACCAAACAGGTTATCTGACCTTAGACCCTAATGGATTTAAAGCAGACACACGAGCAGATAAAAACGCAACGGACTACTATTTAAAGTTTCCAAATCAGGAAGTGCAATCTGCTTTAAAGCTGACTTTATCTAGGTTTGTAGTTCAAAAACAACAGGAAACAGGAATAGCATATAGCGATTCTATTTTAGAAGCATTAAGAAATGAGAAGTGGTGTGGCTTTTTAAATCTTATTAAAGGGGCTTGCTTATCTAAAGCAGGTTACCATTTTCTAGATAAAACAGAAAGGAGCTTTCATGGTGCTTTATATTCCTTTTTAAATGGTGTTTTTCATATCACGGAGGGGATGCAAGTGAATGCTGAGCTAGCGAGTGGATTAGGGCGTTTGGATATCGCCCTAGAGGATAACCTACACCAAACCGCTTACATTTTTGAGTTAAAAGTAGGAAAATCAGTTTCAGAAGCGTTACAGCAGATCTACGATAGAGATTACAGCATGTCATTCCATACATGCGCTAAAAAAGTATGCGTAGGGTTAAAATGTGATCCTGTAAGACTCAATATTACAGAAGCAGCTATTGAAGTACATCAACGCAATAAAGAACATGCCTTTCAGGTGATGCCACGCAAAAACTTTACGGTTAACGCTATGGGGTATTTTCAAGAAGTAAGGTAG
- the secG gene encoding preprotein translocase subunit SecG — MSIFNLLTILIIIVAILLLGAILLQEPKERIAPSGGGAASVQRIGINQKADFLEKTTWVLIGLLLFLTLLSSIFLKDAPQLNSSPNLAKAQEAQASNDTAGPSATDDAATEQADQKPPSNETALPPLKSNC, encoded by the coding sequence ATGTCTATATTCAATCTGCTTACTATACTTATTATTATCGTAGCCATTCTATTGCTTGGTGCAATTCTGCTGCAAGAACCTAAAGAGCGCATTGCCCCTTCTGGTGGAGGTGCGGCTTCTGTGCAACGCATTGGCATTAATCAAAAGGCAGATTTTTTAGAAAAAACTACTTGGGTGCTGATCGGGTTATTGCTTTTTTTAACCCTCTTGTCCTCTATCTTTCTTAAAGATGCACCACAGCTGAATAGCAGTCCCAATCTCGCTAAAGCGCAGGAAGCACAAGCATCAAATGATACAGCAGGTCCAAGCGCTACGGATGATGCAGCTACTGAGCAAGCAGATCAAAAGCCTCCATCTAATGAAACAGCGCTTCCACCACTGAAAAGTAACTGCTAA
- the lptE gene encoding LPS assembly lipoprotein LptE: MKSLILRSSLYLTFSLLWSCGLFTFSGVALSPDVKTFSIQTFHTEVSDGPIDMPSNLTEALKEKLSRSTPLTREEKDGDIQYEGIIKSFSYRTTFSTKSDNNDTPKEVQRLTITIEVSFINRFDEEASFKKKQFSASEDILYTENQLEKEPELVKKIFTKLVDEIYNKSLDNW, translated from the coding sequence TTGAAGAGTCTGATTTTAAGAAGTAGTTTATACTTGACTTTTAGCTTATTATGGAGCTGTGGTCTTTTTACGTTCTCAGGTGTTGCGCTCTCTCCTGATGTGAAGACCTTTTCCATTCAGACCTTTCATACAGAGGTTTCAGATGGCCCAATAGATATGCCAAGCAATCTTACTGAAGCGCTTAAAGAAAAGCTATCGCGCTCAACACCTTTAACAAGAGAAGAAAAGGATGGAGACATTCAATATGAAGGCATCATCAAGTCCTTTTCATACCGTACAACCTTCAGTACAAAAAGTGACAATAATGACACCCCTAAAGAAGTACAACGTTTAACCATAACCATAGAAGTCTCTTTCATCAATCGTTTTGATGAGGAAGCCTCCTTTAAGAAAAAACAATTTTCGGCTAGCGAAGATATACTTTATACTGAAAATCAATTAGAAAAAGAACCAGAGTTGGTTAAAAAAATTTTTACTAAACTAGTGGATGAGATTTATAATAAGTCATTAGATAACTGGTAA
- a CDS encoding sigma-54 interaction domain-containing protein has protein sequence MKKELQYIKQRFNIIGNAPLLNRAIEIAMQVAATDLSVLITGESGTGKESFSKIIHALSPYRHGNFIAINCGAIPEGTIDSELFGHEKGAFTGALENRKGYFEEANGGTIFLDEIGEMPLGTQTRLLRVLEYGEYVKVGASSVQKTKVRVVAATHVDLLHAIREGKFREDLYYRLNTVPIHIPPLRERGADIIQLFHKFSSDFAAKYRTKPLEISSDAKDILHTYPFPGNIRQLKNIVEQMALLEEVVMVTPKIIEKYLPKAQSHTLPVLYKKWNDNGLLEKEYIYPILFDLKRDIAELKALMFNFMESNAIKNPIVKEHTRLCGTYHAQENKEIHFLDTAQSFKEDHVNCITASTENLSIEAQEQALIRKSLKKNNGNRKSAADDLGISERTLYRKIKQYEIEESDFKK, from the coding sequence ATGAAAAAAGAGCTTCAATACATCAAACAGCGGTTTAATATTATTGGCAATGCCCCATTATTGAATAGAGCCATTGAGATAGCCATGCAAGTAGCTGCTACCGATCTATCTGTTTTAATTACTGGTGAAAGTGGTACCGGCAAAGAATCTTTTTCAAAAATCATTCATGCACTCAGTCCCTACCGGCATGGTAACTTTATAGCCATTAACTGTGGAGCCATTCCAGAAGGCACAATAGACTCTGAGCTTTTTGGCCATGAAAAAGGAGCCTTTACCGGTGCCTTAGAAAACCGAAAAGGCTATTTTGAAGAAGCCAATGGCGGCACCATTTTTCTAGATGAAATAGGTGAAATGCCTTTGGGCACACAAACCAGACTTTTACGCGTCCTAGAATATGGAGAATATGTAAAAGTAGGTGCCTCCAGCGTACAAAAAACGAAAGTGCGTGTAGTAGCCGCTACACATGTAGACCTACTCCATGCCATTAGGGAAGGAAAATTCCGAGAAGACCTGTACTACAGGCTTAATACAGTCCCCATTCACATACCTCCGCTGCGTGAACGAGGTGCAGATATTATACAATTATTTCATAAGTTTTCCAGTGATTTTGCTGCCAAATATCGCACTAAACCCTTAGAAATCAGCTCAGATGCAAAAGACATTTTACATACCTACCCATTTCCAGGTAACATTCGCCAATTGAAAAATATTGTTGAGCAAATGGCACTCCTTGAAGAGGTAGTTATGGTTACACCCAAGATAATAGAAAAGTATTTACCCAAAGCGCAAAGCCATACCTTACCAGTGCTTTATAAGAAATGGAACGATAATGGGCTGCTTGAAAAAGAATATATATATCCTATCCTCTTTGATTTAAAAAGGGACATCGCAGAACTAAAAGCGTTAATGTTTAATTTTATGGAGTCTAATGCCATTAAAAATCCTATTGTAAAAGAGCATACCAGGCTATGCGGAACCTACCATGCGCAAGAAAATAAAGAGATCCATTTTTTGGATACAGCGCAATCCTTTAAAGAAGATCATGTAAATTGCATAACAGCGTCTACAGAGAACCTTTCTATTGAAGCCCAAGAACAAGCATTAATTCGTAAATCTCTAAAAAAAAACAATGGAAATCGTAAAAGTGCAGCTGATGATTTAGGGATTTCTGAAAGAACGCTCTATCGAAAAATTAAACAATATGAGATTGAAGAGTCTGATTTTAAGAAGTAG